One Candidatus Zixiibacteriota bacterium genomic window carries:
- a CDS encoding serine/threonine protein kinase, translating to MPESDSDDKTRSCTQLQKDIQIGHYRIIERIGAGGMGEVYLAEDTELNRKVALKFLPPHLCQDADCRARFKSETQAAARLDHPNIVAVHEVGEYQGRPFFSMQHIEGQSLKEVISDRSVPIDRVLEIGIQVCDGLQAAHEKGITHRDIKPSNILIDSHGRARIVDFGLASVLGLDHKEQLLYLHDDLRGELTRCPVIVPHS from the coding sequence GTGCCGGAAAGCGATTCAGACGACAAGACCCGATCGTGCACTCAGCTTCAGAAGGACATCCAGATCGGGCATTATCGCATCATCGAGCGCATCGGCGCTGGTGGCATGGGGGAAGTGTATCTGGCTGAGGATACGGAGCTGAATCGAAAAGTCGCACTCAAGTTCCTTCCTCCCCATCTCTGTCAGGATGCGGACTGTCGCGCCCGGTTCAAGAGCGAAACGCAGGCGGCGGCGAGGCTCGATCACCCTAACATCGTTGCGGTTCATGAGGTCGGCGAGTACCAAGGTCGGCCGTTCTTCTCCATGCAGCACATCGAGGGGCAGTCGCTCAAGGAAGTGATTTCTGACAGGTCAGTTCCTATCGATCGCGTTCTCGAAATTGGGATTCAAGTGTGTGACGGTCTTCAGGCGGCGCACGAAAAGGGGATCACCCACCGTGACATCAAGCCGTCGAACATCCTGATCGATTCGCACGGCAGAGCGCGAATCGTCGATTTTGGTCTGGCGTCTGTACTTGGACTGGATCACAAAGAACAGCTGTTGTATCTACATGACGATTTGAGAGGAGAGCTAACCAGATGTCCCGTAATCGTGCCTCACAGTTAG
- a CDS encoding SDR family oxidoreductase has translation MATHKRILVTGASGSLGRQLLYEFTRRGCRPIAHVRPDSDTSYIDSLGLEKRVADLGNEGQIEALVRDVDGIIHTAAWVNFRQDRLTQFAGVNTFGAVHVFQAAQKAGVERFVHVSTIAATAAIPRKNGEDGRPGGPRVRVTEETPFNLGHLRIPYFMTKRAAEEELLKLAAGGATQLVIVNPAIIVAPSSTGDDRAKALKRFPRLVMPGFPNRLNLVDIRDVAPAIIAALERGRPNERYILAGDNITARELVLSISQALGRVPHVMHVPRGVIEVAARLWGIWVKLTGRGKLAFYPDLVKLLDYDWAYSSLKARRELGYTSRSVWVTLDDLLHNRFLGTYLRPATEGKSEAAEKTPS, from the coding sequence ATGGCAACGCACAAGCGCATACTGGTCACCGGTGCTTCCGGCTCGCTCGGCCGGCAGTTGCTCTATGAGTTCACGCGCCGGGGATGCCGGCCGATCGCCCACGTGCGGCCCGACTCCGACACCTCGTACATCGATTCGCTCGGCCTGGAAAAACGGGTTGCCGACCTCGGCAACGAGGGGCAGATCGAGGCGCTGGTGCGGGACGTCGACGGGATCATCCACACCGCGGCCTGGGTCAATTTCCGCCAGGACCGGCTCACCCAGTTCGCGGGCGTGAACACCTTCGGAGCCGTGCACGTCTTCCAGGCGGCGCAGAAAGCGGGGGTGGAACGGTTTGTCCACGTGTCGACGATCGCGGCGACGGCGGCAATTCCGCGGAAAAACGGGGAGGACGGCCGTCCGGGAGGACCGCGAGTGCGGGTGACGGAAGAGACGCCGTTCAATCTCGGGCACCTGCGCATCCCGTACTTCATGACGAAGCGGGCGGCCGAGGAGGAGTTGCTGAAGCTGGCGGCGGGGGGGGCGACCCAGCTGGTGATCGTGAATCCGGCCATCATCGTCGCGCCGTCGTCGACGGGCGACGACCGGGCGAAAGCGCTGAAGCGGTTTCCCCGGCTGGTGATGCCGGGGTTTCCGAACCGGCTCAACCTCGTGGACATTCGGGATGTCGCACCGGCGATCATCGCCGCTTTGGAGCGCGGGCGGCCGAACGAGCGGTATATCCTGGCCGGGGACAACATCACGGCCCGCGAACTGGTGCTGAGCATTTCGCAGGCGCTCGGCCGGGTGCCCCATGTCATGCACGTGCCGCGCGGGGTGATCGAGGTGGCGGCCCGGCTGTGGGGAATCTGGGTGAAGCTCACCGGACGGGGCAAGCTCGCGTTCTATCCCGATCTGGTCAAACTCCTGGATTACGACTGGGCGTACTCCTCGCTCAAAGCGCGGCGCGAGCTCGGGTACACCTCGCGCTCGGTGTGGGTGACGCTGGACGATCTGCTCCACAACCGGTTTCTCGGGACCTACCTGCGGCCGGCGACGGAGGGGAAATCCGAGGCGGCGGAGAAGACGCCCTCGTGA
- a CDS encoding efflux RND transporter periplasmic adaptor subunit: MSIRKTSNWCLLWAAVAAAAGCGDSPGDDAGRSGGNPGGAAMPVNVIVVQPQPLDNKIFTTGTLLANEEVALRPEISGRVVGLYIEEGKAVKKGDLLVKLNDRELEAQLRRKQHEEALAAEEERRANALLDIKGISQEDYDRTLNKLRMIQAEREVIEAQLAETEILAPFDGTVGLRYISAGGVVTPSTLVATMQDTDPVKVEFSIPEKHAGKLAVKTPVLVQVGDAPERHEGTVYAVEAKVDPATRTLKARATVPNPDGRLIPGSFAKVEITLEHLPDALIVPAQAIVPQLGGDLVYVCREGAARATPVTVGLRGERTAQIIQGLAPGDTVITTGLLQLNDGKKVAARPEPADRSRTGL, encoded by the coding sequence ATGAGTATCAGAAAGACGAGCAATTGGTGTCTGCTTTGGGCGGCTGTCGCCGCGGCGGCCGGGTGCGGCGACAGCCCGGGCGACGACGCCGGCCGATCCGGCGGAAACCCGGGCGGCGCGGCGATGCCCGTGAACGTGATCGTCGTGCAACCCCAGCCCCTGGACAACAAAATCTTCACAACCGGCACCCTGCTGGCCAACGAAGAGGTCGCCCTGCGCCCGGAGATTTCCGGGCGGGTGGTCGGCCTGTATATCGAGGAGGGGAAGGCCGTGAAAAAGGGGGACCTGCTGGTGAAACTCAACGACCGCGAGCTGGAGGCGCAATTGAGGCGCAAGCAGCACGAGGAGGCGCTGGCGGCTGAAGAAGAGCGGCGGGCGAATGCCCTCCTCGATATCAAGGGGATCAGCCAGGAGGACTACGACCGCACGCTGAACAAGCTCCGGATGATTCAGGCGGAGCGCGAGGTGATCGAGGCGCAGCTCGCGGAGACGGAGATCCTCGCGCCGTTCGACGGGACGGTCGGGCTGCGCTACATCAGCGCCGGGGGCGTGGTGACGCCGAGCACGCTGGTGGCCACGATGCAGGACACCGACCCCGTCAAGGTGGAGTTCTCGATTCCGGAGAAGCACGCCGGGAAGCTCGCGGTGAAGACGCCGGTGCTGGTGCAGGTCGGCGACGCGCCGGAGCGCCACGAGGGGACGGTGTACGCGGTCGAGGCCAAAGTGGACCCGGCGACGCGGACGCTGAAAGCGCGGGCGACCGTGCCGAACCCGGATGGGCGGCTGATCCCCGGGTCGTTCGCCAAAGTGGAAATTACGCTGGAGCATCTCCCCGACGCCCTGATTGTGCCGGCCCAGGCGATTGTCCCGCAGCTCGGCGGCGACCTCGTCTATGTGTGCCGCGAGGGCGCGGCCCGGGCGACGCCGGTGACGGTCGGCCTTCGGGGAGAGCGCACCGCCCAGATCATCCAGGGACTTGCCCCCGGCGACACCGTCATCACCACCGGGCTGCTGCAGTTGAACGACGGGAAGAAGGTGGCGGCGCGGCCCGAGCCGGCCGACCGCAGCCGGACCGGACTATGA
- a CDS encoding aminotransferase class V-fold PLP-dependent enzyme, producing the protein MTTSTAEQFRAVRGEFPHTRELVYFNSASYGPYSTRVQRALAETIAARVRSAEDSTASIFAMREALRRDYGALIGARPSQIGIGLNTTFGLNVAAYGLPLKKGDEVLLTDVEFPALVYAFRGAAQTRGITLRFVKTRDRRVDVEQLSRAVTKRSKVLAISWVQFFDGYRNDLAALGEFCRDHGLFFVVDGIQGTGMQPLDVRKLGIDIFSTGCQKWLLAPQGSGFFYIADRIRDRLQPPSASWLGVEWHQKFGDLFRYDREFLATAARFELGYYVELNLAGMRESAAMFRELGTRNIQRHTRALIDRLADYIRGHKFYRITSSMEPKHRSSIFTFTCDRFRDLHKELYRRKITCVHREGSIRISVHFFNNEDDIDKLIAVLDRFAESAP; encoded by the coding sequence ATGACGACATCGACAGCGGAACAGTTCCGGGCGGTTCGCGGCGAGTTCCCCCACACGCGCGAGCTGGTCTATTTCAACTCGGCGTCATACGGGCCGTACTCGACCCGGGTGCAGAGGGCGCTGGCCGAGACGATTGCGGCGCGGGTGCGGTCGGCGGAGGACAGCACGGCGAGCATCTTCGCCATGCGGGAGGCGCTCCGCCGGGACTACGGCGCGCTCATCGGCGCCCGACCGTCCCAGATTGGGATCGGGCTCAACACCACGTTCGGACTGAACGTGGCCGCCTACGGGCTGCCGCTGAAAAAGGGGGACGAGGTGCTGCTGACCGATGTCGAGTTTCCGGCGCTCGTCTACGCATTCCGTGGGGCGGCCCAGACGCGCGGGATTACCCTGAGGTTCGTGAAGACGCGAGACCGGCGGGTCGATGTGGAGCAGCTCAGCCGCGCCGTCACCAAGCGGTCGAAAGTGCTCGCTATCTCGTGGGTGCAGTTTTTCGACGGATACCGGAACGACCTCGCCGCGCTCGGAGAGTTCTGCCGGGACCATGGGCTGTTCTTCGTGGTCGACGGGATCCAGGGAACGGGGATGCAGCCGCTGGATGTGCGGAAGCTGGGGATCGACATCTTCTCGACCGGGTGCCAGAAGTGGCTGCTCGCGCCGCAGGGGAGCGGGTTTTTCTATATCGCCGATCGCATCCGGGACCGCCTCCAGCCCCCCTCGGCCAGCTGGCTGGGCGTGGAGTGGCATCAGAAGTTCGGCGACCTGTTCCGGTACGACCGGGAGTTTCTCGCCACGGCCGCGCGGTTCGAGCTGGGCTACTACGTCGAGTTGAATCTGGCGGGAATGCGGGAATCGGCGGCGATGTTCCGCGAGTTGGGCACGCGCAACATCCAGCGCCACACCCGCGCCCTGATCGACCGGCTGGCCGATTACATCAGGGGACACAAGTTCTACCGGATCACCTCGTCGATGGAGCCGAAACACCGGTCCTCGATTTTCACTTTCACCTGCGACCGGTTCCGGGACCTGCACAAGGAGCTCTACCGGCGGAAAATCACGTGCGTGCACCGGGAGGGTTCGATCCGGATTTCGGTGCATTTCTTCAACAACGAAGACGACATCGACAAACTGATCGCGGTGCTGGACCGGTTCGCGGAAAGCGCGCCGTAG
- a CDS encoding NAD-dependent epimerase/dehydratase family protein, which yields MSETKATVLVTGANGFVGSRLCRALQAAGYRVIAGVRKTADVSLLKDVPVEYRFGDLSTVEGLRPMVAGTDYVVHNAGAVKAKRAATYFEVNEAGARRVCEAVIAEQAPVRKLVYISSLAAAGPSTDGRPVTEADEPQPITTYGRSKLAGERAVLSFADRFHVISLRPAAVYGPGDRELLTFFAAAHRGLRPVIGDPRRKLQLVHADDLSRAVVMALTGGTRAGEAYFIAEEEAYAMGRLVDLVAAAGGRKGIGLRLPGGVFRAIAAVSEGLFRLAGATPMLTREKCRELLASWEVSTAKARAEFGFQAQIGFADGARETFAWYRREGWLT from the coding sequence GTGAGCGAGACAAAGGCAACGGTTCTGGTGACGGGGGCCAACGGTTTTGTGGGCTCGAGGCTGTGTCGCGCCTTGCAGGCGGCCGGTTACCGGGTGATCGCCGGTGTTCGGAAAACGGCCGATGTTTCCCTTCTGAAAGATGTCCCGGTTGAATACCGCTTCGGCGATCTCTCGACCGTCGAGGGGCTTCGGCCCATGGTGGCCGGAACGGACTATGTGGTGCACAACGCCGGAGCGGTCAAAGCCAAACGCGCCGCGACCTATTTCGAGGTGAACGAGGCCGGGGCGCGGCGGGTGTGCGAGGCGGTGATTGCGGAGCAGGCGCCGGTCCGGAAATTGGTCTACATTTCGTCGCTCGCCGCCGCCGGACCCTCGACCGACGGCCGCCCGGTGACCGAAGCGGACGAGCCGCAGCCGATCACGACCTACGGTCGCTCGAAGCTGGCCGGAGAGCGCGCCGTCTTGTCGTTCGCCGACCGCTTTCACGTGATATCGCTTCGGCCGGCCGCCGTCTACGGACCGGGGGACCGCGAGCTGCTGACGTTCTTTGCCGCCGCCCACCGCGGGCTTCGGCCGGTGATCGGAGATCCCAGGCGCAAACTGCAACTGGTGCACGCCGACGATCTCAGCCGGGCGGTGGTGATGGCGCTGACGGGGGGAACGCGCGCCGGGGAGGCGTATTTCATCGCCGAAGAGGAGGCTTACGCGATGGGGCGGCTGGTGGATCTGGTGGCGGCGGCGGGCGGGCGCAAGGGGATCGGCCTGCGCCTGCCGGGCGGGGTTTTTCGCGCGATCGCGGCCGTGTCGGAGGGATTGTTCCGGCTGGCCGGGGCGACGCCGATGTTGACGCGGGAAAAGTGCCGCGAACTACTGGCCTCGTGGGAAGTCTCGACGGCGAAAGCGCGGGCGGAATTCGGATTTCAGGCCCAGATAGGTTTTGCGGACGGGGCGCGGGAGACGTTTGCCTGGTATCGCCGGGAAGGATGGCTCACGTGA
- a CDS encoding SGNH/GDSL hydrolase family protein, protein MPPRDTYPVLFRTAAVLLSLALFVALAEGVVRLAGLDPYFQNRFFTVNRALDYPEIFDKDHELFWRFRPDQSVTSRFFIGRTHRINSAGLHGPEITPAEGRTRVITLGNSCTFGWGVATEHGYPRLLDSLLGDSFQVINAGIPGYTSLQGKRFYRSDLSRLRPAIVTILFAFNDHWAAAGDRADKDQRMPPQWLLDIQNALGRLHTYRLLKKAILSAVEPPMDSLFDRRTPIYRVGLEDFRANLEDLCRMIVADSARPILLTSPIPDLPTYYPKGYQSNLHKYHERYNAAIREMAAARGYDVVDLAEGFAGRPGLFDDPLVDPAHFNDFGHRLAAAMIAACIRDSL, encoded by the coding sequence ATGCCGCCGCGAGACACTTATCCGGTGCTCTTCCGGACCGCCGCCGTGCTCCTGTCGCTGGCGCTCTTTGTCGCGCTCGCGGAGGGCGTCGTCCGCCTCGCTGGTCTCGATCCCTATTTCCAGAACCGCTTCTTCACTGTCAACCGGGCGCTCGATTATCCCGAGATTTTCGACAAGGACCACGAACTCTTCTGGCGCTTCCGCCCCGATCAGAGCGTGACCTCCCGCTTCTTCATCGGGCGCACCCACCGCATCAACAGCGCCGGTCTCCACGGCCCCGAGATCACGCCGGCCGAGGGGCGCACCCGTGTCATCACGCTGGGCAACTCGTGCACTTTCGGATGGGGCGTCGCGACCGAGCACGGCTACCCCCGGCTGCTGGATTCCCTCCTCGGCGACTCTTTCCAGGTCATCAACGCCGGTATCCCCGGCTACACCTCGCTGCAGGGCAAGCGTTTTTACCGATCCGATCTGTCCCGCCTTCGCCCCGCCATCGTCACCATCCTCTTCGCTTTCAACGACCACTGGGCGGCCGCCGGCGACCGGGCCGACAAGGACCAGCGTATGCCCCCGCAGTGGCTGCTCGACATTCAAAACGCGCTCGGCCGCCTCCACACCTATCGCCTTCTAAAGAAAGCGATCCTCTCGGCGGTCGAACCGCCCATGGATTCCCTGTTCGACCGCCGCACGCCGATCTACCGGGTCGGGCTGGAGGATTTCCGGGCGAACCTCGAGGATCTCTGCCGGATGATTGTCGCCGACAGCGCGCGGCCGATCCTGCTCACATCGCCCATCCCCGACCTGCCGACCTATTACCCGAAGGGGTATCAGTCGAACCTCCACAAATACCACGAGCGGTACAACGCGGCGATCCGCGAGATGGCCGCCGCCCGCGGTTATGATGTGGTGGATCTGGCGGAGGGCTTTGCCGGCCGGCCGGGGTTGTTCGATGATCCCCTGGTGGATCCGGCCCACTTCAACGACTTCGGCCACCGCCTCGCGGCCGCGATGATCGCAGCCTGCATCAGGGACAGCCTCTAG
- a CDS encoding efflux RND transporter permease subunit, translating to MNISSLCISRPVLATVLSILIVLFGGIGFFFLGVREYPNVDPPIISVSTAYTGANADVIESQITEPLEEEINGISGIRSLTSTSRDGRSSIRVEFELGVDMEAAANDVRDRVSRALGSLPKDVDPPIVSKADADATPILSMTLQSDRRSLLELSAIANDEFKERLQTIPGISEVGIWGEKRYAMRLLIDPGRLAAHGLTPLDVRDALNRENVELPSGMIEGYATELSIRTFGRISTPAEFNDLIIRETAGSVVRLRDVGEAILAPENERTSLRGNGGIPMVAVAITPQPGSNHIAIVDEVYRRVEQIARELPDDLTLNIAMDTTASIRRAITEVGETILIAILLVLLVIFVFLRHWRTTIIPMLAIPISLIGTFFIMYAAHFSINILTLLGVVLSTGIVVDDAIVVLENIYSKIERGMPPVEAGHRGSREIFFAILSTTITLASVFLPIIFLQGLTGRLFREFGIVVAGAVLISAFVSLTLTPTMSAHLLHKSEHENRLFLWSERRFAALAAGYRRLLGRFIERRLLAPVIMAAALALIFGIGATIPSELAPMEDRSRLVINATAPEGTSFDAMSAYIDRLIGIVDTLPERDVIMAMTAPGWGGGGSANSGFVRVNLTPPDRRARTQQEIADAIGARLRAETFARAFVTQEQTIGSGRGPGLPVQLVIQAPTLEKLKAAIPPFMERAQTDSVFQVVDLNLRFNKPELTVGIDRDRARALGITVRDIAETLQLYFSGQRYGYFIMNGKQYPVIAQADRPNRDEPLDLSSIYIRNNRGELIQLDNVVTLSYRSSPPQLYRYNRYVAATVSAAPAPGVALGTAIDEMQGIADSVLDESFSTSLAGTAKEYAESSNTLYFAFVLALVLVYLILSAQFESFRDPLIIMFTVPLALAGAILSLWLFGQTFNIFSQIGIIALVGIVTKNGILIVEFANQRRAQGLGIREAVIDAAAQRFRPILMTSLATVFGVLPIALALGAASKSRASMGIVIIGGLLFSLVLTLFVIPALYTYLSSRRRHEVEATDAAAVAEAV from the coding sequence ATGAACATTTCCTCCCTGTGCATCAGCCGGCCGGTGCTCGCCACCGTGCTCTCGATCCTGATCGTGCTGTTCGGGGGGATCGGCTTTTTCTTCCTCGGCGTGCGGGAGTATCCGAATGTCGACCCGCCCATCATCTCGGTCTCGACCGCGTACACCGGGGCCAACGCCGACGTGATCGAATCGCAGATCACCGAGCCGCTCGAGGAGGAGATCAACGGGATTTCCGGGATCCGGTCGCTGACGTCGACGAGCCGCGACGGGCGGAGCTCGATCCGGGTCGAGTTCGAGCTCGGGGTGGACATGGAGGCGGCGGCCAACGACGTCCGGGACCGCGTGTCGCGCGCCCTGGGGAGCCTGCCCAAAGATGTGGACCCGCCGATCGTGTCGAAGGCGGACGCCGACGCGACGCCGATCCTCTCGATGACGCTCCAGAGCGACCGGCGGTCGCTCCTGGAACTGTCGGCGATCGCGAACGACGAGTTTAAGGAGCGGCTGCAGACGATTCCGGGGATCAGCGAGGTCGGAATCTGGGGCGAGAAACGTTACGCCATGCGGCTGCTGATCGATCCGGGGCGGCTGGCGGCCCACGGCCTCACCCCGCTCGACGTGCGCGATGCCCTCAACCGGGAAAACGTGGAACTGCCCTCGGGGATGATCGAAGGGTACGCGACGGAGCTGTCGATCCGCACGTTCGGACGGATATCGACGCCGGCGGAGTTCAACGACCTGATTATCCGGGAAACGGCCGGCTCGGTGGTGCGCCTGCGGGACGTCGGCGAAGCGATCCTCGCGCCGGAAAACGAGCGCACGAGTCTGCGCGGCAACGGGGGCATTCCGATGGTCGCGGTGGCCATCACACCCCAGCCGGGGTCCAACCACATCGCCATCGTCGATGAAGTCTACCGGCGGGTGGAGCAGATCGCCCGGGAACTTCCGGACGATCTCACGCTCAATATCGCGATGGACACGACCGCGAGCATCCGCCGCGCCATCACCGAGGTGGGCGAGACGATCCTGATCGCGATCCTGCTCGTCCTGCTGGTGATCTTCGTGTTCCTGCGGCACTGGCGGACGACGATTATCCCGATGCTCGCAATCCCCATCTCGCTGATCGGCACCTTCTTCATCATGTACGCGGCTCACTTCTCGATCAACATCCTTACTCTCCTCGGGGTCGTGCTGTCGACGGGGATCGTGGTCGACGATGCGATCGTGGTGCTGGAGAACATCTACAGCAAGATCGAGCGGGGCATGCCGCCGGTCGAGGCGGGCCACCGCGGGTCGCGGGAGATATTCTTCGCCATCCTGTCGACCACGATCACGCTGGCTTCGGTGTTCCTGCCGATCATTTTCCTGCAGGGGCTGACGGGGCGGCTGTTCCGGGAATTCGGAATCGTGGTGGCCGGGGCGGTGCTCATTTCGGCGTTTGTGTCGCTGACGCTGACGCCGACGATGAGCGCGCACCTGCTGCACAAGAGCGAGCATGAAAACCGGCTCTTCCTCTGGAGCGAGCGGCGGTTCGCCGCGCTGGCGGCGGGCTACCGGCGGCTGCTGGGACGGTTCATTGAGCGGCGACTGCTCGCCCCGGTGATCATGGCCGCCGCCCTGGCGCTCATTTTCGGCATCGGCGCCACAATCCCCTCGGAACTCGCGCCCATGGAGGACCGGAGCCGCTTGGTGATCAACGCCACCGCCCCCGAAGGAACATCGTTCGACGCCATGAGCGCGTATATCGACCGCCTGATCGGCATCGTCGACACGCTCCCGGAGCGGGATGTGATCATGGCGATGACGGCCCCCGGATGGGGCGGGGGAGGCTCGGCCAACAGCGGCTTCGTGCGGGTCAACCTCACGCCGCCCGACCGGCGCGCGCGCACCCAGCAGGAAATTGCCGATGCGATCGGCGCGCGGCTCCGCGCGGAGACGTTCGCCCGGGCGTTCGTCACGCAGGAGCAGACCATCGGCAGCGGCCGCGGCCCGGGACTGCCCGTGCAACTGGTCATCCAGGCGCCGACGCTGGAGAAGCTCAAGGCGGCGATCCCGCCGTTCATGGAGCGGGCGCAGACCGATTCCGTTTTCCAGGTGGTCGATCTCAACCTCCGCTTCAACAAGCCGGAGCTGACCGTCGGGATCGACCGTGACCGCGCCCGGGCCCTCGGGATTACGGTGCGCGACATCGCCGAGACCCTCCAGCTGTATTTCAGCGGCCAGCGCTACGGCTACTTCATCATGAACGGCAAGCAGTACCCGGTGATCGCGCAGGCCGACCGGCCCAACCGCGATGAACCCCTGGACCTCAGCTCCATCTACATCCGCAACAACCGGGGGGAACTGATCCAACTGGACAACGTGGTGACGCTCTCCTACCGGAGCAGCCCGCCGCAGTTGTACCGGTACAACCGGTATGTCGCGGCCACCGTGAGCGCAGCCCCGGCGCCCGGCGTAGCGCTCGGGACGGCTATCGACGAAATGCAGGGGATCGCCGACAGCGTGCTGGACGAGTCGTTTTCCACCAGTCTGGCCGGGACGGCCAAGGAGTACGCCGAGAGCTCGAACACGCTGTACTTCGCTTTTGTGCTCGCCCTCGTCCTGGTGTACCTGATTCTGTCGGCCCAGTTTGAGAGTTTTCGCGATCCCCTGATCATCATGTTCACGGTGCCGCTGGCGCTGGCCGGGGCGATCCTCTCGCTGTGGCTGTTCGGGCAGACCTTCAACATATTCAGCCAGATCGGCATCATCGCGCTGGTCGGGATCGTGACCAAGAACGGGATTTTGATCGTCGAATTCGCCAACCAGCGGCGTGCCCAGGGACTGGGGATTCGGGAGGCGGTGATCGACGCGGCGGCGCAGCGGTTCCGGCCGATCCTGATGACGAGTCTGGCGACCGTGTTCGGGGTGCTGCCGATCGCGCTGGCCCTCGGGGCGGCCTCCAAGAGCCGGGCCTCGATGGGTATCGTGATTATTGGCGGACTTCTGTTTTCGCTGGTGCTGACGCTCTTCGTCATCCCTGCGCTGTACACCTACCTGTCCTCGCGGCGGCGGCACGAGGTCGAAGCGACCGACGCCGCGGCGGTGGCGGAGGCCGTGTAG